From Drosophila yakuba strain Tai18E2 chromosome 2L, Prin_Dyak_Tai18E2_2.1, whole genome shotgun sequence, one genomic window encodes:
- the LOC6527535 gene encoding uncharacterized protein LOC6527535 isoform X7, translated as MEDAKAAAQAQSHPLEDVSLNGNDDDKQTPKNWVKFDDEADSGEKNNNSNSNDGDATQQQQQQQQQQNTLTLPPPPSVVSSNNNRRARSRSPSATVTTTTTTTTPVQRPAVSSTTAATPGEVLSGAQAPPPDVAPAVLTTESTHVNLSASGSGIVSGASANASASGYAPGPVRHTPQLTNQKAAAAAPHPSSAVAASSSHQHNGGGANGTGISQPADQGSGMRTIELSTGRIREGFANGDVIVTLLPANTKWPWITPAIFRPELVPEELMAQGLTLTVEDYVNAMETLVNDYRFTVYNICYKRILVCWILFAFTVLLALLFSGLQGVALFALGVGWLFLNAAAIFLCMWVKLRLSRGLEKCLARVNRQLMRHKILLVLDDRGRISCHKVNLCFMYFDATQCVNFLNEFLEHTEQTGGDAIKAGWEAKLDIDLEDIVIQGSQPVRVPRKQVIHVVALSMVRIPVFSIVTRYVVPHFII; from the exons ATGGAGgacgcaaaagctgcagcGCAGGCGCAAAGTCATCCTCTGGAGGATGTGTCCCTCAATGGAAACGATGACGACAAGCAGACGCCCAAAAATTGGGTTAAATTCGACGACGAAGCCGACAGCGgtgaaaaaaacaataacagtAACAGTAACGACGGCGATGccacacagcagcagcagcagcagcagcaacaacaaaacacgTTAACTCTGCCGCCACCGCCGTCGGTGGttagcagcaacaacaacaggcggGCGCGCTCGCGCAGTCCGTCCGCTAcagtgacaacaacaacaacaacaaccacaccTGTCCAG CGTCCGGCAGTTTCCTCAACCACAGCTGCGACACCCGGCGAAGTGCTCAGTGGGGCTCAGGCCCCTCCGCCGGATGTGGCGCCCGCTGTTTTGACAACCGAGAGCACGCACGTTAATCTGAGTGCATCCGGCAGTGGCATCGTCAGCGGAGCAAGTGCGAATGCAAGTGCCAGTGGATACGCACCTGGCCCGGTCCGCCATACCCCGCAGCTAACAAACCAAAaagccgccgccgctgccccCCATCCATCGTCCGCCGTGGCGGCATCCTCCAGCCATCAGCATAATGGAGGTGGCGCCAACGGAACTGGAATTAGCCAGCCGGCGGACCAGGGATCCGGGATGCGCACAATCGAACTGTCAACGGGTCGCATTCGCGAGGGATTCG CAAATGGCGATGTCATTGTCACACTTCTGCCGGCCAACACGAAGTGGCCGTGGATAACCCCTGCCATATTCCGTCCGGAGCTGGTGCCCGAGGAGCTGATGGCTCAAGGCCTGACG cTCACTGTGGAGGACTACGTGAACGCGATGGAGACGCTGGTGAACGATTACCGCTTCACCGTCTACAACATCTGCTACAAGCGCATCCTGGTCTGCTGGATCCTGTTCGCCTTTACGGTTCTGTTGGCCCTGCTCTTCTCCGGACTGCAGGGCGTGGCCCTGTTCGCCCTGGGCGTGGGATGGCTCTTCCTCAACGCGGCGGCCATCTTCCTGTGCATGTGGGTGAAGCTGCGCCTGTCGCGCGGCCTTGAAAAGTGCCTGGCCCGCGTGAACCGGCAGCTGATGCGCCACAAGATCCTGCTGGTGCTGGACGACCGCGGTCGTATCTCGTGCCACAAGGTCAACCTGTGCTTCATGTACTTCGATGCAACGCAGTGCGTAAATTTCCTCAACGAGTTCCTCGAGCACACGGAGCAAACTGGTGGCGATGCCATCAAGGCGGGCTGGGAGGCGAAGCTGGACATTGACCTCGAAGACATCGTTATCCAGGGCAGTCAGCCGGTGCGAGTGCCACGCAAGCAG GTTATCCATGTGGTTGCATTGTCTATGGTTCGGATCCCAGTTTTCAGTATCGTTACTAGATATGTTGTGCCTCATTTTATCATTTAA
- the LOC6527535 gene encoding uncharacterized protein LOC6527535 isoform X3 — MEDAKAAAQAQSHPLEDVSLNGNDDDKQTPKNWVKFDDEADSGEKNNNSNSNDGDATQQQQQQQQQQNTLTLPPPPSVVSSNNNRRARSRSPSATVTTTTTTTTPVQRPAVSSTTAATPGEVLSGAQAPPPDVAPAVLTTESTHVNLSASGSGIVSGASANASASGYAPGPVRHTPQLTNQKAAAAAPHPSSAVAASSSHQHNGGGANGTGISQPADQGSGMRTIELSTGRIREGFANGDVIVTLLPANTKWPWITPAIFRPELVPEELMAQGLTLTVEDYVNAMETLVNDYRFTVYNICYKRILVCWILFAFTVLLALLFSGLQGVALFALGVGWLFLNAAAIFLCMWVKLRLSRGLEKCLARVNRQLMRHKILLVLDDRGRISCHKVNLCFMYFDATQCVNFLNEFLEHTEQTGGDAIKAGWEAKLDIDLEDIVIQGSQPVRVPRKQERGLQLFLRYGSRWGMEALRGLVDVTPLEPGRHCGQFQCPCQYIKEHLQCKPRGYPCGCIVYGSDPSFQYRY, encoded by the exons ATGGAGgacgcaaaagctgcagcGCAGGCGCAAAGTCATCCTCTGGAGGATGTGTCCCTCAATGGAAACGATGACGACAAGCAGACGCCCAAAAATTGGGTTAAATTCGACGACGAAGCCGACAGCGgtgaaaaaaacaataacagtAACAGTAACGACGGCGATGccacacagcagcagcagcagcagcagcaacaacaaaacacgTTAACTCTGCCGCCACCGCCGTCGGTGGttagcagcaacaacaacaggcggGCGCGCTCGCGCAGTCCGTCCGCTAcagtgacaacaacaacaacaacaaccacaccTGTCCAG CGTCCGGCAGTTTCCTCAACCACAGCTGCGACACCCGGCGAAGTGCTCAGTGGGGCTCAGGCCCCTCCGCCGGATGTGGCGCCCGCTGTTTTGACAACCGAGAGCACGCACGTTAATCTGAGTGCATCCGGCAGTGGCATCGTCAGCGGAGCAAGTGCGAATGCAAGTGCCAGTGGATACGCACCTGGCCCGGTCCGCCATACCCCGCAGCTAACAAACCAAAaagccgccgccgctgccccCCATCCATCGTCCGCCGTGGCGGCATCCTCCAGCCATCAGCATAATGGAGGTGGCGCCAACGGAACTGGAATTAGCCAGCCGGCGGACCAGGGATCCGGGATGCGCACAATCGAACTGTCAACGGGTCGCATTCGCGAGGGATTCG CAAATGGCGATGTCATTGTCACACTTCTGCCGGCCAACACGAAGTGGCCGTGGATAACCCCTGCCATATTCCGTCCGGAGCTGGTGCCCGAGGAGCTGATGGCTCAAGGCCTGACG cTCACTGTGGAGGACTACGTGAACGCGATGGAGACGCTGGTGAACGATTACCGCTTCACCGTCTACAACATCTGCTACAAGCGCATCCTGGTCTGCTGGATCCTGTTCGCCTTTACGGTTCTGTTGGCCCTGCTCTTCTCCGGACTGCAGGGCGTGGCCCTGTTCGCCCTGGGCGTGGGATGGCTCTTCCTCAACGCGGCGGCCATCTTCCTGTGCATGTGGGTGAAGCTGCGCCTGTCGCGCGGCCTTGAAAAGTGCCTGGCCCGCGTGAACCGGCAGCTGATGCGCCACAAGATCCTGCTGGTGCTGGACGACCGCGGTCGTATCTCGTGCCACAAGGTCAACCTGTGCTTCATGTACTTCGATGCAACGCAGTGCGTAAATTTCCTCAACGAGTTCCTCGAGCACACGGAGCAAACTGGTGGCGATGCCATCAAGGCGGGCTGGGAGGCGAAGCTGGACATTGACCTCGAAGACATCGTTATCCAGGGCAGTCAGCCGGTGCGAGTGCCACGCAAGCAG GAGCGTGGCCTGCAGCTGTTCCTGCGCTACGGATCCCGATGGGGCATGGAGGCCCTGAGGGGCCTGGTGGACGTGACCCCCTTGGAGCCGGGACGCCACTGCGGACAGTTCCAGTGCCCCTGCCAGTACATCAAAGAGCACCTGCAGTGCAAACCGCGAG GTTATCCATGTGGTTGCATTGTCTATGGTTCGGATCCCAGTTTTCAGTATCGTTACTAG
- the LOC6527535 gene encoding uncharacterized protein LOC6527535 isoform X4, with amino-acid sequence MEDAKAAAQAQSHPLEDVSLNGNDDDKQTPKNWVKFDDEADSGEKNNNSNSNDGDATQQQQQQQQQQNTLTLPPPPSVVSSNNNRRARSRSPSATVTTTTTTTTPVQRPAVSSTTAATPGEVLSGAQAPPPDVAPAVLTTESTHVNLSASGSGIVSGASANASASGYAPGPVRHTPQLTNQKAAAAAPHPSSAVAASSSHQHNGGGANGTGISQPADQGSGMRTIELSTGRIREGFANGDVIVTLLPANTKWPWITPAIFRPELVPEELMAQGLTLTVEDYVNAMETLVNDYRFTVYNICYKRILVCWILFAFTVLLALLFSGLQGVALFALGVGWLFLNAAAIFLCMWVKLRLSRGLEKCLARVNRQLMRHKILLVLDDRGRISCHKVNLCFMYFDATQCVNFLNEFLEHTEQTGGDAIKAGWEAKLDIDLEDIVIQGSQPVRVPRKQERGLQLFLRYGSRWGMEALRGLVDVTPLEPGRHCGQFQCPCQYIKEHLQCKPRVAINSIGQVVWTRFPLFGG; translated from the exons ATGGAGgacgcaaaagctgcagcGCAGGCGCAAAGTCATCCTCTGGAGGATGTGTCCCTCAATGGAAACGATGACGACAAGCAGACGCCCAAAAATTGGGTTAAATTCGACGACGAAGCCGACAGCGgtgaaaaaaacaataacagtAACAGTAACGACGGCGATGccacacagcagcagcagcagcagcagcaacaacaaaacacgTTAACTCTGCCGCCACCGCCGTCGGTGGttagcagcaacaacaacaggcggGCGCGCTCGCGCAGTCCGTCCGCTAcagtgacaacaacaacaacaacaaccacaccTGTCCAG CGTCCGGCAGTTTCCTCAACCACAGCTGCGACACCCGGCGAAGTGCTCAGTGGGGCTCAGGCCCCTCCGCCGGATGTGGCGCCCGCTGTTTTGACAACCGAGAGCACGCACGTTAATCTGAGTGCATCCGGCAGTGGCATCGTCAGCGGAGCAAGTGCGAATGCAAGTGCCAGTGGATACGCACCTGGCCCGGTCCGCCATACCCCGCAGCTAACAAACCAAAaagccgccgccgctgccccCCATCCATCGTCCGCCGTGGCGGCATCCTCCAGCCATCAGCATAATGGAGGTGGCGCCAACGGAACTGGAATTAGCCAGCCGGCGGACCAGGGATCCGGGATGCGCACAATCGAACTGTCAACGGGTCGCATTCGCGAGGGATTCG CAAATGGCGATGTCATTGTCACACTTCTGCCGGCCAACACGAAGTGGCCGTGGATAACCCCTGCCATATTCCGTCCGGAGCTGGTGCCCGAGGAGCTGATGGCTCAAGGCCTGACG cTCACTGTGGAGGACTACGTGAACGCGATGGAGACGCTGGTGAACGATTACCGCTTCACCGTCTACAACATCTGCTACAAGCGCATCCTGGTCTGCTGGATCCTGTTCGCCTTTACGGTTCTGTTGGCCCTGCTCTTCTCCGGACTGCAGGGCGTGGCCCTGTTCGCCCTGGGCGTGGGATGGCTCTTCCTCAACGCGGCGGCCATCTTCCTGTGCATGTGGGTGAAGCTGCGCCTGTCGCGCGGCCTTGAAAAGTGCCTGGCCCGCGTGAACCGGCAGCTGATGCGCCACAAGATCCTGCTGGTGCTGGACGACCGCGGTCGTATCTCGTGCCACAAGGTCAACCTGTGCTTCATGTACTTCGATGCAACGCAGTGCGTAAATTTCCTCAACGAGTTCCTCGAGCACACGGAGCAAACTGGTGGCGATGCCATCAAGGCGGGCTGGGAGGCGAAGCTGGACATTGACCTCGAAGACATCGTTATCCAGGGCAGTCAGCCGGTGCGAGTGCCACGCAAGCAG GAGCGTGGCCTGCAGCTGTTCCTGCGCTACGGATCCCGATGGGGCATGGAGGCCCTGAGGGGCCTGGTGGACGTGACCCCCTTGGAGCCGGGACGCCACTGCGGACAGTTCCAGTGCCCCTGCCAGTACATCAAAGAGCACCTGCAGTGCAAACCGCGAG TTGCCATAAACAGCATTGGCCAAGTAGTTTGGACCCGATTCCCCTTGTTTGGTGGCTAG
- the LOC6527535 gene encoding uncharacterized protein LOC6527535 isoform X6, which yields MEDAKAAAQAQSHPLEDVSLNGNDDDKQTPKNWVKFDDEADSGEKNNNSNSNDGDATQQQQQQQQQQNTLTLPPPPSVVSSNNNRRARSRSPSATVTTTTTTTTPVQRPAVSSTTAATPGEVLSGAQAPPPDVAPAVLTTESTHVNLSASGSGIVSGASANASASGYAPGPVRHTPQLTNQKAAAAAPHPSSAVAASSSHQHNGGGANGTGISQPADQGSGMRTIELSTGRIREGFANGDVIVTLLPANTKWPWITPAIFRPELVPEELMAQGLTLTVEDYVNAMETLVNDYRFTVYNICYKRILVCWILFAFTVLLALLFSGLQGVALFALGVGWLFLNAAAIFLCMWVKLRLSRGLEKCLARVNRQLMRHKILLVLDDRGRISCHKVNLCFMYFDATQCVNFLNEFLEHTEQTGGDAIKAGWEAKLDIDLEDIVIQGSQPVRVPRKQERGLQLFLRYGSRWGMEALRGLVDVTPLEPGRHCGQFQCPCQYIKEHLQCKPRDVSP from the exons ATGGAGgacgcaaaagctgcagcGCAGGCGCAAAGTCATCCTCTGGAGGATGTGTCCCTCAATGGAAACGATGACGACAAGCAGACGCCCAAAAATTGGGTTAAATTCGACGACGAAGCCGACAGCGgtgaaaaaaacaataacagtAACAGTAACGACGGCGATGccacacagcagcagcagcagcagcagcaacaacaaaacacgTTAACTCTGCCGCCACCGCCGTCGGTGGttagcagcaacaacaacaggcggGCGCGCTCGCGCAGTCCGTCCGCTAcagtgacaacaacaacaacaacaaccacaccTGTCCAG CGTCCGGCAGTTTCCTCAACCACAGCTGCGACACCCGGCGAAGTGCTCAGTGGGGCTCAGGCCCCTCCGCCGGATGTGGCGCCCGCTGTTTTGACAACCGAGAGCACGCACGTTAATCTGAGTGCATCCGGCAGTGGCATCGTCAGCGGAGCAAGTGCGAATGCAAGTGCCAGTGGATACGCACCTGGCCCGGTCCGCCATACCCCGCAGCTAACAAACCAAAaagccgccgccgctgccccCCATCCATCGTCCGCCGTGGCGGCATCCTCCAGCCATCAGCATAATGGAGGTGGCGCCAACGGAACTGGAATTAGCCAGCCGGCGGACCAGGGATCCGGGATGCGCACAATCGAACTGTCAACGGGTCGCATTCGCGAGGGATTCG CAAATGGCGATGTCATTGTCACACTTCTGCCGGCCAACACGAAGTGGCCGTGGATAACCCCTGCCATATTCCGTCCGGAGCTGGTGCCCGAGGAGCTGATGGCTCAAGGCCTGACG cTCACTGTGGAGGACTACGTGAACGCGATGGAGACGCTGGTGAACGATTACCGCTTCACCGTCTACAACATCTGCTACAAGCGCATCCTGGTCTGCTGGATCCTGTTCGCCTTTACGGTTCTGTTGGCCCTGCTCTTCTCCGGACTGCAGGGCGTGGCCCTGTTCGCCCTGGGCGTGGGATGGCTCTTCCTCAACGCGGCGGCCATCTTCCTGTGCATGTGGGTGAAGCTGCGCCTGTCGCGCGGCCTTGAAAAGTGCCTGGCCCGCGTGAACCGGCAGCTGATGCGCCACAAGATCCTGCTGGTGCTGGACGACCGCGGTCGTATCTCGTGCCACAAGGTCAACCTGTGCTTCATGTACTTCGATGCAACGCAGTGCGTAAATTTCCTCAACGAGTTCCTCGAGCACACGGAGCAAACTGGTGGCGATGCCATCAAGGCGGGCTGGGAGGCGAAGCTGGACATTGACCTCGAAGACATCGTTATCCAGGGCAGTCAGCCGGTGCGAGTGCCACGCAAGCAG GAGCGTGGCCTGCAGCTGTTCCTGCGCTACGGATCCCGATGGGGCATGGAGGCCCTGAGGGGCCTGGTGGACGTGACCCCCTTGGAGCCGGGACGCCACTGCGGACAGTTCCAGTGCCCCTGCCAGTACATCAAAGAGCACCTGCAGTGCAAACCGCGAG ATGTTAGCCCCTAG
- the LOC6527535 gene encoding uncharacterized protein LOC6527535 isoform X2 → MEDAKAAAQAQSHPLEDVSLNGNDDDKQTPKNWVKFDDEADSGEKNNNSNSNDGDATQQQQQQQQQQNTLTLPPPPSVVSSNNNRRARSRSPSATVTTTTTTTTPVQRPAVSSTTAATPGEVLSGAQAPPPDVAPAVLTTESTHVNLSASGSGIVSGASANASASGYAPGPVRHTPQLTNQKAAAAAPHPSSAVAASSSHQHNGGGANGTGISQPADQGSGMRTIELSTGRIREGFANGDVIVTLLPANTKWPWITPAIFRPELVPEELMAQGLTLTVEDYVNAMETLVNDYRFTVYNICYKRILVCWILFAFTVLLALLFSGLQGVALFALGVGWLFLNAAAIFLCMWVKLRLSRGLEKCLARVNRQLMRHKILLVLDDRGRISCHKVNLCFMYFDATQCVNFLNEFLEHTEQTGGDAIKAGWEAKLDIDLEDIVIQGSQPVRVPRKQERGLQLFLRYGSRWGMEALRGLVDVTPLEPGRHCGQFQCPCQYIKEHLQCKPRGKFKCCNLVHWVMASERYDIDS, encoded by the exons ATGGAGgacgcaaaagctgcagcGCAGGCGCAAAGTCATCCTCTGGAGGATGTGTCCCTCAATGGAAACGATGACGACAAGCAGACGCCCAAAAATTGGGTTAAATTCGACGACGAAGCCGACAGCGgtgaaaaaaacaataacagtAACAGTAACGACGGCGATGccacacagcagcagcagcagcagcagcaacaacaaaacacgTTAACTCTGCCGCCACCGCCGTCGGTGGttagcagcaacaacaacaggcggGCGCGCTCGCGCAGTCCGTCCGCTAcagtgacaacaacaacaacaacaaccacaccTGTCCAG CGTCCGGCAGTTTCCTCAACCACAGCTGCGACACCCGGCGAAGTGCTCAGTGGGGCTCAGGCCCCTCCGCCGGATGTGGCGCCCGCTGTTTTGACAACCGAGAGCACGCACGTTAATCTGAGTGCATCCGGCAGTGGCATCGTCAGCGGAGCAAGTGCGAATGCAAGTGCCAGTGGATACGCACCTGGCCCGGTCCGCCATACCCCGCAGCTAACAAACCAAAaagccgccgccgctgccccCCATCCATCGTCCGCCGTGGCGGCATCCTCCAGCCATCAGCATAATGGAGGTGGCGCCAACGGAACTGGAATTAGCCAGCCGGCGGACCAGGGATCCGGGATGCGCACAATCGAACTGTCAACGGGTCGCATTCGCGAGGGATTCG CAAATGGCGATGTCATTGTCACACTTCTGCCGGCCAACACGAAGTGGCCGTGGATAACCCCTGCCATATTCCGTCCGGAGCTGGTGCCCGAGGAGCTGATGGCTCAAGGCCTGACG cTCACTGTGGAGGACTACGTGAACGCGATGGAGACGCTGGTGAACGATTACCGCTTCACCGTCTACAACATCTGCTACAAGCGCATCCTGGTCTGCTGGATCCTGTTCGCCTTTACGGTTCTGTTGGCCCTGCTCTTCTCCGGACTGCAGGGCGTGGCCCTGTTCGCCCTGGGCGTGGGATGGCTCTTCCTCAACGCGGCGGCCATCTTCCTGTGCATGTGGGTGAAGCTGCGCCTGTCGCGCGGCCTTGAAAAGTGCCTGGCCCGCGTGAACCGGCAGCTGATGCGCCACAAGATCCTGCTGGTGCTGGACGACCGCGGTCGTATCTCGTGCCACAAGGTCAACCTGTGCTTCATGTACTTCGATGCAACGCAGTGCGTAAATTTCCTCAACGAGTTCCTCGAGCACACGGAGCAAACTGGTGGCGATGCCATCAAGGCGGGCTGGGAGGCGAAGCTGGACATTGACCTCGAAGACATCGTTATCCAGGGCAGTCAGCCGGTGCGAGTGCCACGCAAGCAG GAGCGTGGCCTGCAGCTGTTCCTGCGCTACGGATCCCGATGGGGCATGGAGGCCCTGAGGGGCCTGGTGGACGTGACCCCCTTGGAGCCGGGACGCCACTGCGGACAGTTCCAGTGCCCCTGCCAGTACATCAAAGAGCACCTGCAGTGCAAACCGCGAGGCAAGTTCAAGTGTTGCAATTTAGTGCATTGGGTGATGGCATCTGAACGCTACGATATCGATAGTTGA
- the LOC6527535 gene encoding uncharacterized protein LOC6527535 isoform X5, whose protein sequence is MEDAKAAAQAQSHPLEDVSLNGNDDDKQTPKNWVKFDDEADSGEKNNNSNSNDGDATQQQQQQQQQQNTLTLPPPPSVVSSNNNRRARSRSPSATVTTTTTTTTPVQRPAVSSTTAATPGEVLSGAQAPPPDVAPAVLTTESTHVNLSASGSGIVSGASANASASGYAPGPVRHTPQLTNQKAAAAAPHPSSAVAASSSHQHNGGGANGTGISQPADQGSGMRTIELSTGRIREGFANGDVIVTLLPANTKWPWITPAIFRPELVPEELMAQGLTLTVEDYVNAMETLVNDYRFTVYNICYKRILVCWILFAFTVLLALLFSGLQGVALFALGVGWLFLNAAAIFLCMWVKLRLSRGLEKCLARVNRQLMRHKILLVLDDRGRISCHKVNLCFMYFDATQCVNFLNEFLEHTEQTGGDAIKAGWEAKLDIDLEDIVIQGSQPVRVPRKQERGLQLFLRYGSRWGMEALRGLVDVTPLEPGRHCGQFQCPCQYIKEHLQCKPRGSASEDRFTALSYPI, encoded by the exons ATGGAGgacgcaaaagctgcagcGCAGGCGCAAAGTCATCCTCTGGAGGATGTGTCCCTCAATGGAAACGATGACGACAAGCAGACGCCCAAAAATTGGGTTAAATTCGACGACGAAGCCGACAGCGgtgaaaaaaacaataacagtAACAGTAACGACGGCGATGccacacagcagcagcagcagcagcagcaacaacaaaacacgTTAACTCTGCCGCCACCGCCGTCGGTGGttagcagcaacaacaacaggcggGCGCGCTCGCGCAGTCCGTCCGCTAcagtgacaacaacaacaacaacaaccacaccTGTCCAG CGTCCGGCAGTTTCCTCAACCACAGCTGCGACACCCGGCGAAGTGCTCAGTGGGGCTCAGGCCCCTCCGCCGGATGTGGCGCCCGCTGTTTTGACAACCGAGAGCACGCACGTTAATCTGAGTGCATCCGGCAGTGGCATCGTCAGCGGAGCAAGTGCGAATGCAAGTGCCAGTGGATACGCACCTGGCCCGGTCCGCCATACCCCGCAGCTAACAAACCAAAaagccgccgccgctgccccCCATCCATCGTCCGCCGTGGCGGCATCCTCCAGCCATCAGCATAATGGAGGTGGCGCCAACGGAACTGGAATTAGCCAGCCGGCGGACCAGGGATCCGGGATGCGCACAATCGAACTGTCAACGGGTCGCATTCGCGAGGGATTCG CAAATGGCGATGTCATTGTCACACTTCTGCCGGCCAACACGAAGTGGCCGTGGATAACCCCTGCCATATTCCGTCCGGAGCTGGTGCCCGAGGAGCTGATGGCTCAAGGCCTGACG cTCACTGTGGAGGACTACGTGAACGCGATGGAGACGCTGGTGAACGATTACCGCTTCACCGTCTACAACATCTGCTACAAGCGCATCCTGGTCTGCTGGATCCTGTTCGCCTTTACGGTTCTGTTGGCCCTGCTCTTCTCCGGACTGCAGGGCGTGGCCCTGTTCGCCCTGGGCGTGGGATGGCTCTTCCTCAACGCGGCGGCCATCTTCCTGTGCATGTGGGTGAAGCTGCGCCTGTCGCGCGGCCTTGAAAAGTGCCTGGCCCGCGTGAACCGGCAGCTGATGCGCCACAAGATCCTGCTGGTGCTGGACGACCGCGGTCGTATCTCGTGCCACAAGGTCAACCTGTGCTTCATGTACTTCGATGCAACGCAGTGCGTAAATTTCCTCAACGAGTTCCTCGAGCACACGGAGCAAACTGGTGGCGATGCCATCAAGGCGGGCTGGGAGGCGAAGCTGGACATTGACCTCGAAGACATCGTTATCCAGGGCAGTCAGCCGGTGCGAGTGCCACGCAAGCAG GAGCGTGGCCTGCAGCTGTTCCTGCGCTACGGATCCCGATGGGGCATGGAGGCCCTGAGGGGCCTGGTGGACGTGACCCCCTTGGAGCCGGGACGCCACTGCGGACAGTTCCAGTGCCCCTGCCAGTACATCAAAGAGCACCTGCAGTGCAAACCGCGAG
- the LOC6527535 gene encoding uncharacterized protein LOC6527535 isoform X1, with protein MEDAKAAAQAQSHPLEDVSLNGNDDDKQTPKNWVKFDDEADSGEKNNNSNSNDGDATQQQQQQQQQQNTLTLPPPPSVVSSNNNRRARSRSPSATVTTTTTTTTPVQRPAVSSTTAATPGEVLSGAQAPPPDVAPAVLTTESTHVNLSASGSGIVSGASANASASGYAPGPVRHTPQLTNQKAAAAAPHPSSAVAASSSHQHNGGGANGTGISQPADQGSGMRTIELSTGRIREGFANGDVIVTLLPANTKWPWITPAIFRPELVPEELMAQGLTLTVEDYVNAMETLVNDYRFTVYNICYKRILVCWILFAFTVLLALLFSGLQGVALFALGVGWLFLNAAAIFLCMWVKLRLSRGLEKCLARVNRQLMRHKILLVLDDRGRISCHKVNLCFMYFDATQCVNFLNEFLEHTEQTGGDAIKAGWEAKLDIDLEDIVIQGSQPVRVPRKQAVAQELFLSYLQRWGKDFLRRRLDWTVQEAGVHETPRHLQSSICPCQYEEELLRNKIKISLQHRHCCGINCMGCWL; from the exons ATGGAGgacgcaaaagctgcagcGCAGGCGCAAAGTCATCCTCTGGAGGATGTGTCCCTCAATGGAAACGATGACGACAAGCAGACGCCCAAAAATTGGGTTAAATTCGACGACGAAGCCGACAGCGgtgaaaaaaacaataacagtAACAGTAACGACGGCGATGccacacagcagcagcagcagcagcagcaacaacaaaacacgTTAACTCTGCCGCCACCGCCGTCGGTGGttagcagcaacaacaacaggcggGCGCGCTCGCGCAGTCCGTCCGCTAcagtgacaacaacaacaacaacaaccacaccTGTCCAG CGTCCGGCAGTTTCCTCAACCACAGCTGCGACACCCGGCGAAGTGCTCAGTGGGGCTCAGGCCCCTCCGCCGGATGTGGCGCCCGCTGTTTTGACAACCGAGAGCACGCACGTTAATCTGAGTGCATCCGGCAGTGGCATCGTCAGCGGAGCAAGTGCGAATGCAAGTGCCAGTGGATACGCACCTGGCCCGGTCCGCCATACCCCGCAGCTAACAAACCAAAaagccgccgccgctgccccCCATCCATCGTCCGCCGTGGCGGCATCCTCCAGCCATCAGCATAATGGAGGTGGCGCCAACGGAACTGGAATTAGCCAGCCGGCGGACCAGGGATCCGGGATGCGCACAATCGAACTGTCAACGGGTCGCATTCGCGAGGGATTCG CAAATGGCGATGTCATTGTCACACTTCTGCCGGCCAACACGAAGTGGCCGTGGATAACCCCTGCCATATTCCGTCCGGAGCTGGTGCCCGAGGAGCTGATGGCTCAAGGCCTGACG cTCACTGTGGAGGACTACGTGAACGCGATGGAGACGCTGGTGAACGATTACCGCTTCACCGTCTACAACATCTGCTACAAGCGCATCCTGGTCTGCTGGATCCTGTTCGCCTTTACGGTTCTGTTGGCCCTGCTCTTCTCCGGACTGCAGGGCGTGGCCCTGTTCGCCCTGGGCGTGGGATGGCTCTTCCTCAACGCGGCGGCCATCTTCCTGTGCATGTGGGTGAAGCTGCGCCTGTCGCGCGGCCTTGAAAAGTGCCTGGCCCGCGTGAACCGGCAGCTGATGCGCCACAAGATCCTGCTGGTGCTGGACGACCGCGGTCGTATCTCGTGCCACAAGGTCAACCTGTGCTTCATGTACTTCGATGCAACGCAGTGCGTAAATTTCCTCAACGAGTTCCTCGAGCACACGGAGCAAACTGGTGGCGATGCCATCAAGGCGGGCTGGGAGGCGAAGCTGGACATTGACCTCGAAGACATCGTTATCCAGGGCAGTCAGCCGGTGCGAGTGCCACGCAAGCAG GCCGTGGCCCAGGAGCTGTTTCTGAGCTACCTGCAGCGCTGGGGCAAGGACTTCCTGCGCCGCCGTCTGGATTGGACCGTCCAGGAGGCCGGCGTCCACGAGACGCCCCGCCATCTGCAGTCGTCCATCTGTCCGTGCCAATACGAGGAGGAGTTGTTGCGCAACAAGATCAAGATCAGCCTGCAGCACCGCCACTGCTGCGGCATCAACTGCATGGGCTGCTGGCTCTAA